Part of the Halalkalibacter krulwichiae genome is shown below.
AATTTACCTACATAAACACTATCCGAGATAGCCGATTTAGCTAATCTTAATTTACTCATAGTCTAACTCTCCTTTACTGAACAGTTTCCTTCGACTATACACCGCGCCTTTTCAACTCTTTATTGACTAACCTAATGTCATCTAATAACATGTCAGCATATTCAAACTCGAAATTTCTTTTAGAGATATTTAGCTGCGCTTGAAGATCAACTAATTTTATTAATAAATCCTCGATACTCATTTGAAATAAATCATTCTTCATTTCAAGCATTATCAACCACCCCTTTCATCTATCCTCTAAAACGGCAAATCATTATCACTAATGTCAATTGGCTTTCCATCGTTAGCGAAAGGATCGTTATAAGCTCCCTGTTGCCCTGTATTAGCGTTTTGATATCCCGCTGGTGTATTTGTATATCTGTTAACGTTTTGACCGCTAGAAGTCCCTCTAGGCTCTAAAAACTGCACTGATTCTGCCACAACCTCCGTGATAAACACTCGTTTACCCTCACTGTTGTCATAGCTCCTTGTTTGAATACGTCCATCTACACCAGCTAAACT
Proteins encoded:
- the ssb gene encoding single-stranded DNA-binding protein; its protein translation is MLNRVVLVGRLTKDPELRYTPNGVAVANFTLAVNRMFSNESGERDADFINCVIWRKQAENVANYLKKGSLAGVDGRIQTRSYDNSEGKRVFITEVVAESVQFLEPRGTSSGQNVNRYTNTPAGYQNANTGQQGAYNDPFANDGKPIDISDNDLPF